From a region of the Triticum aestivum cultivar Chinese Spring chromosome 7D, IWGSC CS RefSeq v2.1, whole genome shotgun sequence genome:
- the LOC123164467 gene encoding uncharacterized protein (The sequence of the model RefSeq protein was modified relative to this genomic sequence to represent the inferred CDS: added 11 bases not found in genome assembly), with protein MGISGRFLLLAVALVIAAGAVAADEQAAADPAGAGEIAAGVKEAAEAAALRAELAQLREKISALESDIAQRSQDLKSKDDGIAKLEKDIGEKSQKIATLQSEITSLQKKGSVAAEEQAGKAIARVVELEEQIEKLNKEIEAQSSQRTTLEARANKAEKKVQDLNSKLESLQKANGEQKRMIQKTERALKVAEEELMRLQLEATTKAKQLTEVHGAWLPPWLVTHSAQYLEVVSGHWNEHGKPAMDIFLQKASEKSAHAKKWAEPHIETAKLKLVPVKEKLAVLKKNAEPYVEKASAKSVEVYEASRDAITPHFVKFKEVSDPYFQEAKKISKPYIDQVAEVTKPHVEKVRSTLKPYTKRAVHVYGTFLESATTYHRQAQATISDYLHQHEITKSLVTKELVWFLASALLALPVFIMYRLLVETFCMKKQKRSPRNGNGNNGNRRHKRRHAEK; from the exons GGGGCGGTTCCTCCTCCTGGCCGTGGCGCTGGTGATCGCCGCCGGCGCGGTCGCCGCGGATGAGCAGGCGGCGGCGGACCCGGCGGGGGCCGGGGAGATCGCGGCGGGCGTCAAGGAGGCCGCCGAGGCGGCCGCGCTCCGGGCGGAGCTGGCGCAGCTCAGGGAGAAGATCTCCGCCTTAG AGTCGGACATTGCACAGAGATCCCAGGACCTGAAGAGCAAGGATGATGGCATAGCGAAGCTGGAGAAGGACATTGGGGAGAAGTCACAGAAGATTGCTACTCTGCAGAGTGAGATCACATCTCTCCAG AAAAAAGGTTCTGTGGCTGCTGAGGAGCAGGCAGGCAAGGCCATTGCTCGGGTTGTTGAGCTTGAGGAGCAG ATTGAGAAGCTCAATAAGGAAATCGAAGCACAAAGTAGCCAGAGAACAACACTTGAAGCTAGAGCTAACAAGGCTGAGAAGAAGGTGCAAGATTTGAACTCGAAGCTTGAGTCA CTTCAAAAGGCAAATGGCGAGCAAAAGCGTATGATCCAGAAAACGGAGCGTGCTCTTAAAGTTGCTGAG GAGGAATTGATGAGGCTGCAATTAGAAGCAACAACGAAGGCAAAACAGCTGACAGAG GTACATGGAGCATGGCTGCCACCTTGGTTGGTGACACATTCTGCCCAATATTTG GAGGTGGTCTCAGGTCACTGGAATGAGCATGGAAAACCTGCCATGGACATCTTTTTGCAGAAG GCATCAGAAAAATCAGCACACGCAAAGAAATGGGCTGAACCACATATCGAGACCGCGAAGCTG AAATTGGTTCCTGTTAAGGAGAAACTGGCTGTGCTAAAGAAAAACGCAGAACCTTACGTGGAGAAGGCGTCGGCAAAATCAGTGGAAGTTTATGAAGCATCCAGGGATGCTATTACACCCCACTTTGTAAAATTTAAAGAAGTTTCTGATCCCTACTTCCAG GAAGCTAAGAAGATCTCTAAACCTTACATTGATCAAGTTGCTGAGGTCACGAAGCCACATGTTGAGAAAGTTAGGAGTACTCTTAAGCCTTATACTAAAAGAGCAGTTCATGTGTATGGAACATTTCTCGAGTCTGCGACTACATACCATCGACAG GCTCAAGCAACCATTTCAGATTACTTGCACCAACATGAAATAACAAAATCActtgtgactaaggagttggtttGGTTCCTG GCTTCTGCTTTGCTGGCTCTACCTGTGTTTATTATGTACAGGCTTCTAGTAGAAACCTTCTG CATGAAGAAGCAGAAGAGATCGCCTCGTAATGGTAACGGAAACAATGGCAATAGGAGACACAAGCGCCGACATGCTGAGAAGTAA
- the LOC123169011 gene encoding zinc finger RNA-binding protein has product MRREKPLFHQTLAPAMELARRAAHRPDAGDIYGIPTPSPDAHTMIQELQRELLHEEIRQRIIVAELAKQQELEPEFRREFLYSDVDARFGQITMPHHGTSPLPHDEPLDVPASIERQPVKDRIEEWYRPPWCRPASENEPIVRAKRHKQALSGVKRKRSAETPSWICSVCDANCYNETDLQNHLRGRRHQRNIEALQGEGKGAEARLHEREVPQPPEKNLKPVSTWLCSICDANCTSQSDLENHLRGRRHQKKIEAFQGEGKGSEPRLHEKKMPQLAENNQKPVSRWMCSICSAKCKSQSDLSSHLRSRRHQENIEAFQGEGKGSEARLHEKKMPQLADNNQTPVSRWMCSICSANCKSQSDLSSHLRSRRHQQNVEAFQGEGKGSEARLHEKKMPQLADNNQTPVSRWMCSICSANCKSQSELSSHLRSRRHQQNIEALQGDGKGTEASRWMCDICNAKCTSQSDFKSHLRGRRHQSNLQA; this is encoded by the exons ATGCGGAGAGAGAAACCACTCTTCCACCAAACCCTTGCCCCAGCCATGGAACTCGCCCGCCGAGCCGCTCATCGGCCCGACGCCGGCGACATCTACGGCATTCCCACCCCTTCCCCTGATG CGCACACGATGATACAAGAGCTCCAACGGGAACTCTTGCACGAGGAAATCCGCCAGCGAATCATCGTGGCCGAACTGGCCAAGCAGCAGGAGCTGGAGCCTGAATTCCGGCGCGAATTCTTGTACAGTGATGTCGATGCCAGGTTCGGGCAGATCACAATGCCCCACCATGGCACATCCCCTTTGCCTCATGATGAGCCACTGGACGTGCCCGCGTCAATTGAGAGACAGCCCGTTAAAGATCGGATTGAGGAATGGTATCGACCTCCATGGTGCAGGCCAGCGAGCGAGAATGAACCAATCGTCAGG GCTAAGCGGCACAAACAGGCACTTTCTGGGGTGAAGAGGAAACGGAGTGCAGAAACTCCATCATGGATTTGCAGCGTCTGCGACGCGAATTGCTACAATGAAACAGATTTACAGAATCACTTAAGAGGCAGAAGGCACCAAAGGAACATAGAAGCTCTGCAGGGAGAAGGCAAGGGAGCTGAAGCGAGGCTGCATGAAAGGGAAGTGCCCCAGCCTCCGGAGAAGAACCTGAAACCAGTGTCAACATGGTTGTGCAGCATCTGCGATGCGAACTGCACATCTCAATCTGACCTCGAAAATCACCTCCGAGGCAGAAGGCACCAAAAGAAGATAGAAGCTTTTCAGGGAGAAGGCAAGGGAAGTGAACCAAGGCTGCATGAAAAGAAAATGCCCCAGCTTGCGGAAAATAACCAGAAACCAGTGTCAAGATGGATGTGCAGCATCTGCAGTGCTAAATGCAAATCTCAATCTGACCTCTCGAGTCACCTCcgaagcagaaggcaccaagagaacatagAAGCTTTTCAGGGAGAAGGCAAGGGAAGTGAAGCAAGGCTGCATGAAAAGAAAATGCCCCAGCTTGCGGACAATAACCAGACACCAGTGTCAAGATGGATGTGCAGCATCTGCAGTGCTAACTGCAAATCTCAATCTGACCTCTCGAGTCACCTCCGAAGCAGAAGGCACCAACAGAACGTAGAAGCTTTTCAGGGAGAAGGCAAGGGAAGTGAAGCAAGGCTGCATGAAAAGAAAATGCCCCAGCTTGCGGACAATAACCAGACACCAGTGTCAAGATGGATGTGCAGCATCTGCAGTGCTAACTGCAAATCTCAATCTGAACTCTCGAGTCACCTCCGAAGCAGAAGGCACCAACAGAACATAGAAGCTCTGCAGGGAGATGGCAAGGGAACTGAAGCGTCAAGATGGATGTGCGATATCTGCAATGCTAAGTGCACGTCTCAATCTGATTTCAAGAGTCACCTCCGAGGCAGAAGGCACCAATCAAACTTGCAAGCCTGA
- the LOC123171053 gene encoding uncharacterized protein, whose protein sequence is MAMFTAEEQHSPGPALPGGRYPGDPLSLELPSDPGPTPQRPHDTREEEEEEEEGEPLDISIRVTTCWALQSHLSSAGESSTSMILSIQARTTSMHWRRTTRRQIAQGRTSPGKKQAKSTLGYRDPGKMIQIFGLKVTCSEPYPVSVYGVVAVRDDLEPLRNPVFNRPCRDDALVIHQDSLALPLCSPCRGMYIWDKALLEVDLWEKCEGDGSSDKRLLLAHAEIEGQYDLDLMIDGQITGDRCSLVMDYLLLAGSVEVVIQVFAKVEHPHHLRFAAFISGFAHEIVLFDGKFSGDEKLLQHVVAVKAKGKLDVCLELEESLFWWTFEQGAVGAVRSPDNSVLKYGQFDVRVLFAPKDFTVVG, encoded by the exons ATGGCCATGTTCACGGCGGAGGAGCAACACTCTCCTGGCCCTGCCCTTCCCGGCGGCCGCTACCCCGGCGATCCGCTCAGCCTCGAGCTCCCCTCAGATCCTGGTCCCACGCCCCAGCGTCCCCATGATacacgcgaggaggaggaggaggaagaagagggggagcCTCTCGACATTAGTATACGTGTGACTACCTGCTGGGCA CTTCAGAGCCACCTCTCATCCGCTGGGGAGAGTTCGACATCGATGATCCTGAGTATACAAGCGAGGACGACGAGCATGCACTGGCGACGGACGACGAGGAGACAAATTGCCCAG GGAAGAACTTCCCCAGGAAAGAAGCAAG CTAAATCAACGCTTGGATACCGTGATCCGGGAAAGATGATACAGATCTTTGGACTGAAGGTAACTTGTTCTGAGCCCTATCCGGTCAGTGTCTATGGAGTAGTTGCTGTCCGGGATGACTTGGAGCCACTACGAAATCCTGTCTTTAACCGTCCCTGCAGAGACGACGCTCTCGTGATTCACCAG GATTCCCTTGCATTGCCTCTTTGTAGCCCTTGCCGTGGAATGTACATATGGGATAAGGCATTACTAGAAGTTGATCTTTGGGAAAAGTGCGAAGGAGATGGATCATCCGACAAGCGATTACTTCTTGCGCATGCTGAGATTGAGGGGCAGTATGACTTAGATTTGATGATAGATGGGCAGATAACAGGCGACCGTTGCAGCCTGGTCATGGACTACCTGTTGCTTGCAGGGAGTGTGGAGGTTGTCATACAGGTCTTTGCAAAGGTTGAGCACCCTCATCATCTGCGATTCGCCGCATTCATCAGTGGCTTTGCTCATGAGATTGTGCTGTTTGATGGCAAATTCTCTGGTGACGAGAAGCTGCTCCAGCATGTCGTCGCAGTGAAGGCCAAGGGAAAACTGGATGTTTGCTTGGAACTGGAGGAATCGCTGTTTTGGTGGACTTTTGAGCAAGGAGCTGTTGGAGCTGTTAGGTCTCCTGACAATTCGGTCTTGAAGTATGGCCAGTTCGATGTGAGGGTGCTTTTTGCTCCCAAGGACTTCACTGTGGTTGGCTGA
- the LOC123169012 gene encoding chorismate mutase 2, cytosolic, which translates to MAAPSLYLYTYLLSCNVITLLLVVVPPCAGLGLDTVRGFLTREEDTVVFSLIERAKHPLNLPAYDDRPCFGPAGRHGRRNGSFVELFVRESEQIQAKAGRYQSQQEVPFFQPRVPFTLAPPYNFTTDLHPGAASVNVNDAIWGMYFNELLPQLANNGSDDGNYAVTAASDLACLQALSRRINYGRYVAEVKFRGDQQRYTALIRSKDKDALMKLLTSQAQEDVVKRRVEKKAMVFGQDVTLNGPTETGDDTSSQSSFKVAPSVVYELYDRWVIPLTKQVEVEYLLHRLD; encoded by the exons ATGGCTGCACCCTCCTTGTACCTGTACACGTACCTCCTCTCCTGCAACGTGATCACGCTGCTGCTCGTGGTCGTGCCCCCGTGCGCGGGGCTCGGGCTCGACACGGTGAGGGGCTTCCTCACCAGGGAGGAGGACACCGTCGTCTTCAGCCTCATCGAGAGGGCCAAGCACCCGCTGAACCTGCCAGCCTACGACGATCGCCCGTGCTTCGGCCCCGCCGGCCGCCATGGACGCCGCAACGGTTCCTTCGTCGAGCTCTTCGTCCGGGAGTCCGAGCAGATCCAGGCCAAG gcaggaaggtaccaaagccaGCAGGAGGTCCCTTTCTTCCAACCCAGAGTGCCCTTCACGCTGGCGCCTCCATACAACTTCACCACT GATCTGCATCCCGGAGCGGCGTCCGTGAACGTGAACGACGCCATATGGGGCATGTATTTCAACGAGCTTCTCCCTCAGCTGGCCAACAATGGCAGCGATGATGGCAACTACGCTGTGACCGCCGCGTCGGATCTCGCGTGCCTGCAG GCGCTCTCAAGGAGGATCAATTACGGGAGGTACGTGGCAGAAGTGAAGTTCAGAGGAGACCAGCAAAGATACACAGCTTTGATTCGTTCAAAG GACAAGGATGCTCTGATGAAACTGCTGACATCTCAAGCCCAAGAGGATGTGGTGAAGAGGAGGGTGGAGAAGAAGGCCATGGTGTTCGGCCAAGATGTGACCTTGAACGGACCAACTGAAACTGGTGACGACACCAGCAGCCAATCCAGTTTCAAAGTCGCCCCTTCGGTGGTTTACGAGTTGTATGACCGATGGGTGATCCCCTTGACAAAACAAGTGGAGGTCGAGTACCTTCTCCATCGTCTCGATTGA